The genomic interval aacaatttttcagtcatatgacgacgaaggaatcattagggtgcatgcacgtgtaatgtgcctccttgttgcaggacggatttccaccgctcttttatttagtgctgcatcactgagacgacttaccgaaggcaagtaagccgccccgcccgagccattatactgatacgggtcaaccagtcgttgcactatccccttcatgctgaacgccaagcgaggaagttacaacttcctcttttaaagtcttaggtgtgactcgaccaaggattgatcctggatctaccggtcccgaagcggacgctctaccaactgtgctatccgggccggttccCAGATTGAAAGTCATTGTGGAACATTGGGTTGAAATCACCCAGATTGACTGTCATTGTGGAACATTGGGTTGAAATTACCCAGATTGAAAGTCATTGTGGAACATTGGGTTGAAATTACCCAGATTGAAAGTCATTGTGGAACATTGGGTTGAAATTACCCAGATTGAAAGTCATTGTGGAACATTGGGTTGAAATCACCCAGATTGCCTGTCATTGTGGAATATTGAGTTGAAATTCACCAGATTGAAAGTCATTGTGGAACATTGGGTTGAAATCACCCAGATTGAAAGTCATTGTGGAACATTGGGTTGAAATCACCAAGATTGCCTGTCATTATGGAACATTGGGTTGGTATCACCCAGATTGACAGTCATTGTGAAACATTAAGTGAAATCACCCAGATTGAAATTCATTGTGGAACATTGGGTAGAAATCATCCAGATTGAAAATCATTGTGGAACATTGGGTTGAAATCACCTAGATTGAAGGTCATTGTGGAACATTGGGTGGAAATAACCCAGATTGAAAGTCATTGTGGAACATTGGGTAGAAATCACCCAAATTGAAAGTCATTGTGGAACATTGGGTTGAAATCACCCAGATTGCCTGTCATTATGGAACATTGGGTTGGTATCACCCAGATTGAAAGTCATTGTGGAACATTGGGTTGGTATGACCCAGATTGAAAGTCATTGTGGAACATTGGGTTGGTATCACCCAGATTGAAAGTCATTGTGGAACATTGGGTTGAAATCACCCAGATTGACAGTGATTGTGAAACATTGAGTGAAATCACCCAGATTGAAATTCATTGTGGAACATTGGGTAGAAATCACCCAGATTGACTGTCATTGTGGAACATTGGGTTGAAATCACCTAGATTGAAGGTCATTGTGGAACATTGGGTTGAAATCACCCAGATTGACAGTCATTGTGGAACATTGGGTAGAAATCACCCAGATTGAAAATCATTGTGGAACATTGGGTTGAAATCACCTAGATTGAAGGTCATTGTGGAACATTGGGTTGAAATCACCCAGATTGACAGTCATTGTGGAACATTGGGTTGAAATCACCCAGATTGAAAATCATTGTGGAACATTGGGTTGAAATCACCCAGATTGAAATTCATTGTGGAACATTGGGTTAAAATCACCCAGATTGACTGTCATTGTGGAACATTGGGTTGAAATCATCCAGATTGAAAATCATTGTGGAACAGTTGGTTGAAATCACCCAGATTGAAAGTCATTGTGGAACATTGGGTTGAAATCACCCAGATTGAAAGTCATTGTGGAACATTGGGTTGAAATCACCTAGATTGAAAGTCATTGTGGAACAGTTGGTTGAAATCAACCAGAGTTAAAGTCATTGTGGAACATTGGGTTGAAATCATCCAGATTGAAAGTCATTGTGGAACATTTGGTTTGAGTCATAGTAGACTGACTAGCAGCACagaaaacattgtattcctgtGTACATTGTAACTTTTAAACTGACCTTATACTATTTCTTgtaaaaattcagaattttatGTGTCTAAATTTGcagacaaataataaatttttgttgtCAGAATTGAAATTCTGGAAAAGATTcttaattatttaaatatattaatttggTTAATTAGTATAGCAGTAATGATGATAATTATTtctgaatttcacatagataacTTATGGTCTCATTTCTCagtactaatacatgtatagtcttttttctttaacctttatttattgtttatattccATGACAGtgctcagaaaaaaaattagcatgCCAGGAAAATACAAAAGAGGAGGGGGTGCCGGTCGAGGAAAAGGAAACTTCAAACAAAGTCGGCGAAACGAGCGAGATAAGAAGTTTACAGAGGACAGGTTTGTGAGTGAGATGAAGGCGGCTGTGAAAGACGTTGAAACCGATGTATACGTGGCCGCCTTCCCGTTTCCGTTGGGCATGTGGGACTTGGAACAGTGCGACCCTAAGAAATGCACTGGCCGAAAACTCTGTCGAAAAGGGTTTGTCAAAACATTGAAGCTGCAACAGAAGTTTAATGGCCTTGTCCTGTCACCTGTGGGAGAAAAATGTGTGTCTCGCCAAGACCGAGAGATCATTCTTGCGAAAGGAATTGCTGTCGTAGATTGCTCATGGGCTCGCCTTGAGGATACGCCGTTCAGTCGAATGCGCACAAATCATCCACGCTTGTTGCCTTACCTGATCGCAACGAATCCCATTAATTATGGACGACCGTGTAAACTTTCTTGCGTCGAGGCGTTCGCTGCAACTCTTTATATAACAGGGTTTAAAGATCTGGGTGCGATCTTGATGAAGCGATTTAAATGGGGTCATACATTTTATGAGGTGAACGGCGAGTTGTTGGAGAAGTATCACCAGTGCGTTGACAGTGCAGAAGTTATTTCTGCTCAGCACAGATACCTTGAGGAAATTGAGCGTGAGAGTTCGGCTAACAAGAATGTTGATTGGACAATCATTGATGAAGAGCTTGATTTTTGTAATCCGAACAGAGGTGCTGGAAAGTATGCAGAGGAGTTTTCAGACGAAGACGATGAAGACGACGGCaacgacgatgatgatgatagtgATGAAAATCCTGATGAAAGTGATGGTGAGGATGATGTAAATGATAACCCTGAAGATGAAAGTGGTGATGAATATGTTGATGAAAATAACgaagatgatatacatgtaggtggtgatAATGATGAAAGTGACAAGGAGGAAACAAGGAAACAGTGGTGATGATAACATTGTCAACCATAATAATGGATAATATGTTTAGATGCTAGGgaagtatatgcatgtacaatataagCGATGTAAATGTAATGTACCAAATGTTTGTTGGAAAGAGAAAATTTGCAAAGAACATTGACGACTGATGAGAAAAATTTAGCTTCAGCTATGGAAGGGatgcctccgtggttcagttggttagcgcgctagctcagcacaataacccaggagcctctcaccaatgcggtcgctgtgagttcaaagttcagttcatggtggcttcctctccggccatattttccccgggctctgcccggtttcctcccatcgtaatgctgtCTGTcttaaatacagtgtaaaaaaacaatcaaataaataaataaatcaagtaagcTATTGAAGGGGTGGCCATGAAGCTAACAGTATTATcggcttttttttaaattatttatccaGGTTGTATTTAGAATGGATAATATTGAGTTGTGCAATTAAATATGCATATTAGGCACATTTGTATTAACATGATAAGTGAAGTTATATTATTCAATTTAAGGTAGAAACAGcagtatgtatataaatttcgTGTCGGTATCTACATCTGACCAGGTATGAAAGCAGATCAGTTCAACTGATTCAATAATTAAATTGTTTGAGCAGTGCTCACTTGTTCAGTGCGATAAAGCGCTGGTCTGATTAGTCTGCTTAATTAATCATCTACCAGCTTTTGTTGGTTTGGCTGCCGCATTAAGCCAGGGTGGTTGTTTTTGTACACGTCTCCGGGCACCGACATTTCCTGCAGCTCTACAAGACCAGCATGCTGTTGTCTATTTGTGAGTCATTGTGGAACAGTGGGTTGGAATCACCCAGATTGACTGTCATTGTGGAACATTGGGTTGAAATCAACCAGATTGAAAGTCATTGTGGAACATTGGGTTGAAATCACCCAGATTGACTGTCATTGTGAAACATTGGGTTGGTATCACCCAGACTGCTGTTGTCTATTTGTGAGTCATTGTGGAACATTGGGTTGGAATCAACCAGATAGAAAGTCATTGTGGAACATTGGGTTGAAATCACCTAGATTGACAGTGATTGTGAAACATTGGGTTGAAATCACCTAGATTGACA from Liolophura sinensis isolate JHLJ2023 chromosome 3, CUHK_Ljap_v2, whole genome shotgun sequence carries:
- the LOC135464101 gene encoding 18S rRNA aminocarboxypropyltransferase-like; this encodes MTVLRKKISMPGKYKRGGGAGRGKGNFKQSRRNERDKKFTEDRFVSEMKAAVKDVETDVYVAAFPFPLGMWDLEQCDPKKCTGRKLCRKGFVKTLKLQQKFNGLVLSPVGEKCVSRQDREIILAKGIAVVDCSWARLEDTPFSRMRTNHPRLLPYLIATNPINYGRPCKLSCVEAFAATLYITGFKDLGAILMKRFKWGHTFYEVNGELLEKYHQCVDSAEVISAQHRYLEEIERESSANKNVDWTIIDEELDFCNPNRGAGKYAEEFSDEDDEDDGNDDDDDSDENPDESDGEDDVNDNPEDESGDEYVDENNEDDIHVGGDNDESDKEETRKQW